The sequence TCGCCGCCGTATTGCCCCAGCAGCAGATTGAACGCCACCAGCATGACCGAAAAGAAGATGTTGATCAGAAAGGGCGACACCCCCACCGCGCAGGTTTCGGCCAGCACCCGCCAACGCGGCCTGAACCGATCGGGAGAGAGCCGCAGCGCGCCGCGGCGCCGCGCGTAAAAAGTCAGCAGCCAGAGAAAGGCGAAAATCTGCGCTCCGGCGGTCCCCCAGGCGGCGCCGGCCACGCCCATGCCGAGCCCGGCGATGAACCACCAGTCCAGGGCGACGTTGAACAACGAGCCGAGCACCATCGCCCACATGGCATGGCGCGGATGGCCTTCGGCCCGCATGGCGGCGATCAGAACCATGCTGAGAAACTGAACGGGAATGGCCGGCCCGGTGATTTTCAGGTAGGTCTCCGTCAGCGGCGCGATACGCTCCGTGGCGCCGCACAGCCTGACGATCGCCGGGATGTTGGACAGCAGCAGCGGCGCCGTCAGGGCTAGGAAAAAGACGGAGGCCGTGACGCCGTTGCCGAGCGCGATCTCGGCCCGTTCCTGATCCTGCGCGCCGAGATCGCGCGAGATCTGCGAAGCCGTGCCGACGCCGATCAGGGCGCTGAAGGCGACGACCAGCAGAATGATGGGGAAGACGACGGAAATGGCGGCCAGCCCCTCGGCGCCGACGTAATGGCCGATGAAGACGCGGTCGACGATATTGTAAAGCGCGTTGGCCAGCACCCCGAGCGTGGCCGGCAGGGCGAAGCGGAGGATCAGGCGGGGAATGGGCGCGCTGCCCATCAGACTGGAAGCGTCGGGCATCTCAGACCAGGACGGCGATCACCGGATTGACCGAGCTGACGGCCTTGAGCGCGCGCAGCGAGGCGATGAATTCCTTCACGCTTTCCACGTCGCCGCGGACGATGACAGTCTCGAGACAATGATCATGATCGGCGTGGACGTGGGTGGTGCACACGATGATGTCGCCGAAATCGTGCTGAAGGCCGGTAAGGCGCGCCGTCACGTCGTTGCTGTGATGATTGTAGGTGAGCGTGATCGTGCCGTAGACTTGCCCCGATCCTTTCTGCCAGGTGTCGCGGCTGACATACTCGCGGATCAGCTGGCGCAGCGCCTCCGAGCGGTTGGGCAGGCCGGCGTTCTCGAGGCGCTTGTCAAAACTCTGCAGAAGGTTCTCCGGAACGGCGACGCCGAAACGGATCAGCGGTTCTTTTTCACGGTGCATGGCCACAAGTCTCCTTCCTTTCGGGGCGGACGGGCGACGACCCAGGGCTGGGTGCATTCGTCCCGTTCCATGACGAAAATGTCGTACCAGGTGCTGTAAAACTTGTCGATGTGTTCCACGACGTAGCCGTCCTGGCAGTGGTCGGCGGTGTCGTGCGGATCGGCGAGGATCAGCACGCCGTGGGCGGGGTTGCCCGTGCCCATGTCGTCGTAGCCGATGATCACCCGCCAGTGCGCGCCCCAGTCGATGTTCTCGACCATGATCGGAGCGCCGTCGCGCAACGTTCGGCGGCAAAAACGCGCGAAGCTGTCCAGCGTCGGGAAGCTTTTGGCCTCGGCGCAACGCCACGGATTGTAGGGCGCGGCGTCCTGCGGCGCTTTGGCGGCGAAAGGCAGATTCGATGCCACGTCCCAGCCGATCGCCTCGAAGAAATGGACCAGATCCTTGACCGGGATCGGGCGGCGCGACTCCGTCGGCAGGCCGTGAAAGGCCGCCATCTTGTCGGCGATCTCCAGCTCCCGCCAGTCGTGATAGCCGAAGTGGTACATGACCATCAGCGCCACGGCCGAGGCGCAGCTGTAATCGCGCGTCTGCTGGTAGGTGCGGAAACAGGGCAGGATCGTGCGCGAGCCTTGGCTGTACATGTGATAAAAGTCCAGCGCGGGAAAATAAGGCGAGTTGGGGCAGTCGGCCGCTTTGAAAAAGGCCGACGCGTCCGATTCGAGGTTGTAGCCTTCGGGCACGTGAATGATCGGATCGGCGTTCCACCGCGTCGCGACAATGGCTGCCTCGTGCCGGGTCAGTTCCCACAGCGGCGGGAGCGGCAGTTTCTCTTTTTCTGCATGTGCTGCCATCGACGCATTCCTCCTTTGCAAATAAAAGCCTGCGGCATAATTTCTTATTTTAGCGCAAAGAACGCCATTCGTGGCGGATGATTTGAGCGGAAAACAAAAAAATCGTTCCGCGCCGCCGCGCCCGTTTCGTGGTACACTTTGCCCAGAGAATCTTTTCGTCAACGGAAAGAAAGGAGCAAGTTATCCATGGATTCCCGCATCGAAAGAGACAGCATGGGCGAGATCGCCGTCCCCGCCGAGCGTCACTGGGGCGCGCAGACGCAGCGCAGCTACGAGAACTTCCGCATCGGCACGGAGACGATGCCGCGCGGGATCATCGAAGCCTTCCTGATCCTCAAGAAAGCCGCCGCCGCGGCCAACGGCCGCCTTGGCGCGCTCGACGCCGAAACCGCCGCGGCGATCATGCACGCCGCCGACGAGCTGCTGGCCGGCGGCCGCTGGGACGAATTCCCGCTCAAGGTCTGGCAGACGGGCAGCGGCACCCAGAGCAACATGAACGTCAACGAAGTGATCGCCCATCTTGCTTCCGAGCATTTGGGGCGGAAGATCCATCCCAACGACCACGTCAACCGCAGCCAGAGCAGCAACGACACGTTTCCCACGGCGCTGCACGTCGCCGCCGTGCTGACCGTGGAAAAGGGAGTGCTTCCCGCGCTGGAAAAGATGCGCGAGTGTTTGCGGGCCAAGTCGGAACGATACATGGATCTGGTCAAGATCGGCCGCACGCACCTGCAGGACGCCACGCCGCTGACGCTGGGACAGGAGATCGGCGGCTGGGCGCGCATGCTCGAACGCTGCCAGGCCATGATCATGACCGCCGTCGAGTTCATGAAGGATCTGGCCCTCGGCGGTACGGCCGTGGGCACCGGCCTGAACGCGCCCGAACAGTTCGGCAGATTCGCGGCGCAGGAGATCGGCGACATCACCGGCGTGGATTTCCGCACCGCGCCCAACAAGTTCCACTCGCTCACCAGCCGCGACGAGATCGTGGCGCTGCACGGCGCGCTCAAGGCGCTGGCCGCCGATCTGATGAAGATCGCCAACGACGTGCGCTGGCTCGCTTCCGGCCCGCGCTGCGGCCTCGGCGAGCTGAAGATCCCCGCGAACGAGCCGGGAAGTTCGATCATGCCCGGCAAGGTCAATCCCACCCAGTGCGAGGCCGTGACCATGGTGGCCGTGCAGGTGATGGGCAACGACGCGGCCGTGGGCTTCGCGGCGTCGCAGGGCAACTTCGAGCTGAACGTGTTTCTGCCCGTGATCGCTTACAACTTTTTGCAAAGCTGCCGCCTGCTCGGCGACGCGATGAACTCCTTCACCGACCATTGCCTGGCCGGACTGGAGGCCGACGAGGCGCGCATCGCCGAGAACCTGAGCCGCAGCCTGATGCTGGTCACGGCGCTGGCGCCGAAGATCGGCTACGACAAGGCCGCCGAGATCGCCAAAAAAGCCGACCGCGAAGGCACGACGCTGCGCGAAGCGGCGCTGGCGCTTGGGTACCTGTCGGCCAAGGAATTCGACGCGACCGTCCGCCCCGAACTGATGGTCGGCCGCCCCGTGAGGGCTGCGGAGCCTCCCGCCGCGAAATCGGCGGAAAAGGAGTAGCCGCCCGATGAGAATTTTTATCAGCGCCGACATGGAAGGCGCCACGGGCGTCACGTCCATCGCGCAGTGCGACAGCCGCCGTCCGGAATACGCTTTCGGCTGCAGGATGCAGCAGCGCGACGTGCTCGCGGCGGTGCGCGGCGCGCTGGACGGCGGCGCCGACGAGGTGATCGTCAACGACGCTCACAGTCACATGACCAATCTGGACATCGGCGAGTGGCCGAAGGGGGCGCGGCTGACCAGCGGCTCGCCCAAAACGCTGGGCATGATGGAAGGCTTCGACGAGTGCGACGGCATCTTCTTCCTCTGTTACCACGCCATGGCCGGCACGCGGTGCGCGGTGCTGGATCACACCATCGATCCGAACGTGGTTTACAGCGTGAAACTGAACGGCCTTGAAGTGGGCGAGATCGGGATCAACGCCGCGGCCGCTTCCGGCAAAAAAATCCCCGTGGCGTTGGTGACCGGCGACGACGCCGCCTGCCGCGAAGCCCGCGCCCTGTGGGGCGACACAGCCGTCACCGCCGCGGTGAAAAAGGCTCGCGGCCGCCTGGCCGCGACCTGCCTGGGACCGGAAGAGACTTACAAGATCATTTACGACGCGGCCATCAAGGCGGCGCAGCTGGTGCGCGGCAAAAAAGCGCCCGTGCTGGACTTCGCTCCGTCCTGGATCGCCGAGATCGCTTTTCTCAAGACCGCTCAATGCGATGTCGCCGCAACGCTGCCGTTCGTCGAGCGCCTCGACGGCCGCCGCGTCCGCTTCGGCGGCTCCGACTCCGTGGAAATGCGCCGCTGCGTCAGCGCCGTGCTCGATCTGGCGGGGACCGCGCCATTCTAACGCTGAAAGTATGGGCCGATTCCGTCCGCGGCGACGGGATCGGCTTTTTGCAGCCTATGAGATTCTGGGACAGGACGCCGAAAAAACGTCGTTCCGCGCTGCAATAAGCCGTCAGCTTTTGTTCGGTGCGGCGCCCTTGTGTTCGAATTTTTGATGAAGAAACAGCGCGACAATCTTTGGGGGGATGGCAATTGAAGACAGACTATGACGTGGTCGTCGTCGGAGGCGGCGTGGTGGGGTGCGCCGTGGCACGGGGGCTGGCGCAGTATCGCATCGGCGCCTGTCTCGTCGAACGCGAGCTTGACGTGTCGCTAGGCACAAGCTGCCGCAATAGCGGCGTGCTCCACTCGGGCATCAACTACAAGCCGGGCACGCTCCGCGCTGAACTGGCCGTGCGCGGCAACGCCATGATGGACGATCTGTGCCGCGACTTGAAGGTGAAAATCCGGCGCATCGGCAAGCTGACAGTCGCCCTTGACAGAGACGATCTGCCCGGCATCGAACGTCTTCACGCTCAGGGGCAGGCCAACGGCGTGCCGGGCCTGGAGATCATCGGTCCGGCGCGCATGCGTCAGATCCAGCCCGACGTACAGGGGATCGCGGCGCTGTGGTCGCCGACCAGCGCGATCATCTCGCCTTACGGCCTGACGATCGCCCTCGCCGAAAACGCCAAGGCCAACGGCGTCGACATCCGTCTCGATTGGCCGGTGGCGAACGTGAACGTGCTGCCGCAGGGGCGCGGCTTTGAAGTGAGAAACGATCGCGGCGACATGCTCACCTGCCGAGTGCTGGTGAATGCGGCGGGACTTTTTGCGGCGAAAATCTGCGAGATGGTGGGCATCGGGGATTATCGCATTTATCCCTGCCGCGGCGAGTACTATGTGCTCGACAAGCGCCTCGGCGGTTCGTTGCGCACGCTGATCTACCCCACGCCGAATCCGAAAAACCCCGGCCTAGGCATTCACCTGACGCCGACGGTGGACGGCAATATCCTTATCGGGCCGAGCGCCGATTATCAGGATTCGCTTCGCTGGACCGGAAACGAAGCGCCGGTCATGGCGTCGCTGCGTGACGAAGGGCTCAAGCTGTTGCCCGACATCCACGTGTCCGATTATATCCGTACGTTCGCCGGCCTGCGCGCCAAGCGGACGCCGCCGGAAGTCGGCGGCAACGCCGATTTCGTGATCGAGGACCGCCCTGACGTGAAAGGCTTCATCAACGTGCTCGGCATCGAGAGCCCGGGGCTGACCAGTTCTCCTGCGATCGCGGAGATGGTGCTCGGTTTTGTGGGAAATCATCTGGAACTGCGGCGCACCCCGGATTTCAACGGCGCACGTCCTGGCAACGCTCTGTCGTTCAGCGAGCGCAGTCCCGAGGAACGCGCCGACATGATCGCTGCGGATCCGGATTACGGCGAAATGATCTGTCGCTGCGAGGGCGTCAGCAAACGCGAAGTGCTGGACGCGCTCGACAATCCGCTGGGCGCGCGAGCCTTCGTCAGCCTCAAGTACCGTTCCCGCGTCTCCATGGGGCGATGCCAGGGCGGCTTCTGTTTTCCCCGTATCGTCCGCCTGCTGCGCGAGGAGTTCGATTGGGAGTGGGAGGACTTTGTGGATCACAGCGCTGCGTCCGCCATGTTTTCAGGCTGTGCGCTCGGCGGGGGTGAAGACCGGTGATCGGGGAAAGACACTGCGGCGTCGCCGTGATCGGCGGCGGTCCCGCCGGCCTGGCGGCGGCCATCTCGGCCTGCGAGGCCGGTTGCCGCGACGTGGTACTGGTCGAGCGCGACCGGCTCTTGGGCGGTATTCTCAATCAGTGTATCCATGACGGTTTCGGCCTGCATCGTTTCGGCGAGGCCATGACCGGTCCCGAGTACGCCCAGCGCGACATCGACCGCTTCGGCGAATTGGGGCTCGAGGCCATGACCGAGTCGATGGTATTGGAACTTTCGAAGGAGCGCGAGCTGCTCGTCAGCCGTCGCGGCGAGATGGTCCGACTCAGAGCGGACGCCGTCGTGCTGGCCATGGGGTGCCGCGAGCGCCCGCGCGGCGCTCTGTCGATCCCCGGCACGCGTCCGGCGGGCATTTACACGGCCGGGGCCGCGCAGAATCTTGTCAATCTCGAAAACCTGATGCCCGGCAAAAAGATCTGCATCCTCGGCTCCGGCGACATCGGCCTGATCATGGCACGCCGCATGACCTTGGAGGGAGCCGGCGTCGAGGCGGTTTTCGAACTGCTGCCCTACTCAAGCGGCCTGCCGCGCAACATCCAGCAATGTCTGAACGATTACGGCATTCCCCTTTATCTGAGCACGACCGTGACCGATATCGTCGGCGACGACCGCCTCGAAGCCGTGCAGGTGTCGCGGGTGGACGAAAAACGCCGCCCCATCCCCGGTACGGAGCGAATTTTCGAGTGCGATACTCTGTTGCTGTCCGTCGGGCTGATCCCCGAAAACGAACTGACGCGCATGGCCGGCATCGAAATGAATCCTGCGACCGGCGGTGCGGCGGTGGATGACGACTTTATGACCAGCGTCCCCGGCATTTTCTCGTGCGGCAACGTGCTGCACGTGCACGATCTGGTGGATTGGGTCTCTCTGGAGGCGGCCGAAGCGGGGGCCCGCGCGGCGGCTTATGCTCTCGGACGATCTCCTTGCAGAGAGAGCATCGTCGTTCGTCCCGGCGCCGGCGTGCGTTACACTACGCCTTCGCGGATCAGCGGCGAAAAAGACGTGTCCATTGCGTTCCGTCTCGTTTCTCCCGATCGTGACCGCTGTCTCGTCGTGAGCGCCGATGGCCGTGAGATCCTGCGCGAAAAACGGGTGCGCCTTCATCCGGCCGTGATGGAACATCTCGGAGTCAGGGCCGCTGATCTGAAGGGCTGCTGCAGTTTGGAGGTGTCGGTGCAGTGAGCGAACGCCGCGAATATACTTGTATCGTCTGTCCCAATGGCTGTCCTCTGCAAGTCGAGACGAGCGGCGGCGAAAAAGCGAAGCTTGTTTCGGTGACGGGCAATCTGTGTCCGCGCGGCGCCAGATGGGCGAAGCAGGAAGTGGAGGACCCGCGCCGTACCATTGCCACGAACGTGCTGGTGGAGGGCGGCACGCTGCCCGTGGCGAGCGTGCGCACGCTTGATGCCGTCCCGTTGAAGGACATCATGGCCGTGCGCGAAAGCCTGAAAGGAATCGTGCTCCATGCGCCGGTCCGGGCGGGCGACATCGTGGCCGATCATCCGGCCGGAGTCCCTTGCCGCGTCGCCGTCACGCGCCATGTGCCTCGCAAGGGCTGATTTTTCGTGATGAAATAGAATTTATGAAGTAAGGGGCTTGCGAAAATTCCGGATGGATTTCGCGAGCCCCTTTGTATTCGCACCGGTTGATTCTAAACTCTTGATAAAAAAACTTAACATGGCCCGCTGGCCCCCCGAGGGCGCTCTGGCGCTCAGGACGATCTCGCCTGCGGCGCAGTTCGTGGTGCGGATCTCCCTCGAGGCGCTCTCCCTGCCCAGCGTTTCAATCAAGAAGGAGTACAAGATTTTTGGAAGGCGGGGCGGCGGATTTGTCATTGAACACGACGAGAAATCCCGTTCTTATTGACAGGAAAGAAATCAGTTGTTAGAATCTTGGTAAGTTATGTATAACTAACTCAAGTCGGATTCCTGATGATTCCGGAAAGCGGTGGATGCTTTGTTCCGAATTCAGTTGATTGCCATCGATACGGTCAAGCGAGCGACTGCCGCGGAACGAAAAAGACTCATCGAGCGTGGGCTCGCTGCACGGAACGGGATCGCGCTTCTGTGACGCTGATGCGCCTGTTTTGAACAGAAAAATGCATCGGCTCTGAAGCATTGCATCGTGAGAAAGCAGGAAAAAGACAAAGAACAAGAGATCCGCCGTCGATAAGTTCCATTAAGAATTCAGTAAGAATACGAATGTGCGCATGCGGAGACCCAGTGCAGGATCCGAGACGGGAAGGTCTCTCCGAAAAACGAATGCCGCGCAGTTTCAGGAGGTTTCCCATGTTCCCTCTCTCTTTGGCGCCGCTGAACGTCGATCTGAAAATCGTCAATCCCGGCGGCGACGCAAGAATGTCCAAGCGCCTCGAAAGCCTGGGATTGAGCGAAGGCAGCATCCTCACCCTTCTGCAGGAACGGGACGGCGACGTCATCGTCCGGCCGGCGGGAGGCGCGAGCAGCCTGGCGCTGGACCAAAACGTCGCCGCGCGCCTGATGGTGACCGTGAACGACTCGTAATTTTTCGCGGGGCCGGCGGGAAGATGGACCGCGTGCGCGGCGGAAATTCCGAACGCACGCTTTTACTGTTTCGAGAGAGGTGCAGACGATGAACGAAACGACGTTGGCGGAACTGGCTCCGGGAGAATCGGGGCGAATCGTGAAGATCGAGGGCAGAGGGATCCTCGCCCAGAGGCTGGTGGACATGGGGCTGTATCCCGGCGTCGCCGCGAAGGTCGTCCGCCGCGCGCCCCTCGGCGACCCGATCGAGGTGGACGCCGAAGGCGCGCTGGTCAATCTGCGCCGCGAAGAAGCGCGTTTCGTGAAAGTGAAAAAACTCTGATGGCAAAGAAGATCATCGCCCTCGCGGGACAGCCGAACTGCGGCAAATCGACCGTCTTCAACAGCCTGACGGGAGCGAAACAGTTCGTGGCCAATTATCCCGGCGTCACCGTCGACAAGATGATGGGCTGGTATAAACGAAACGGCGAAGACGTGGAAGTCATCGACCTTCCCGGCACGTACAGCCTGACCTCCTATTCCCCCGAAGAGCGCGTCACGCGCGACGTGCTCCTCCACGAGCCGCTTTCCGCCGTCGTGAACGTGATGGACGCCGCCAATCTGAAGCGCAGCCTGTATCTCACGCTTCAGCTCCTGGAAATGGAGATTCCTCTTATCCTTGACCTGAACATGATGGACGTGGCCGAAAAGCTCGGCGTTTCCATCGACGTTCAGGGACTTTCCGAAGAGCTCGGCGCGCCGGCCGTGACGACGGCCATCACGCAGGGACGCGGGCGCGAAGAACTGCTGCAGGCCGTCGCCGACATGTCGCGGTCGAACGGCCGCACGAGCCTCGCCGCTTCCGAGCTCTATCCCGACCTGAAAGACGCCCTGAACGATCTTGCATCCTTGCTGGCCCACGAGAAAAAACTGAAAGGCGATTTCCCCGTCTCGTGGATCGCCGTCAAGCTGATGGAAGGCGACCCCGCCGTCGCCGCGCTGGTGCGCGCCCAAGCCGAAGAGAACGAAGCCGTGCTCGCACGGGCGGAAGAATGGCGCGCGCAGTTCGAACGGGAAAAGGGCGTCGGAGCCGACGTCTACGTCTCCGGCCAGCGCAGCCGCAAAGCCGCTTCCATCGCCAGACGCTTCGCTACCAAGAAGGCGTCCGCCAAGGCGCCCATTTCCGAGCGCATCGACCGGGCCGTCTGCAACAAGTTTTTCGGCCCCGTGTTCCTTCTCTTCGTCGTCTACGGGTTCTACTATCTTTCCTTCGTCCAGGGCTACAATCTCACCCATTACACGTGGCCCGTCCTCGCCGGCGTCCGCAGCTTTGCGGAAAGAATCCTTCCGCAGCCCGGGCTCATCGAGCTGCCCATGCTGCGGGAGTTCGTGCTCTGGATCGTGGACAATCTCAACGCGCTTTTCAACTATATCCCGATCTTCTTCATCCTCTTCGCGCTCATCGCCGTGCTGGAAGACAGCGGCTACATGCCGCGCATCGCGTTCGTCCTGGACCGCATCCTGAGCCGTTTCGGGCTGCACGGGCAGTCAACGCTGCCGATGATCCTCGGCGGCGTGGTCCTGGGCGGCTGCGCCGTTCCGGCGGTCATGGCCACCAAGGGAATCCCCGACGAGAAGTCGAAGCTGGCGACAATCCTGACGCTCCCCATGCTCAACTGCCAGGCGAAACTGCCGCTGTATTTCCTGCTCATCGGCATCTACTTCAACGAGACGGTGCGCCTGCCGCTATTGGGAGACATCAACCAGCAGAGCATCGTGATCGTTTTCATCCAGACGATCAGTCTGCTCTTCGTGCTGCCCATCGCCAAGATCCTTTCGATGACGGTGCTGAAGCACAAGGAAACGGCGCCGTTCATCATGGAGATGCCGCCCTATCACATCCCCACGCTTCGCGGCGTTTTAGGGCGGGCGGTCGAGCGGATCTGGCTGTACGTCCGCAAGATCACCACCGTCGTCGCTGCGGTCGCCGTGGTCCTCTTCGTCCTGCTGCGTTTCCCCGGGCTGTCCCCGGAGCGCCGCGCCCATTACGAGGCGGAGAAAGATCGCGCCGTCAAAGCCTTCCTCGACGCGGCGAAAGACAAAAAATTCGGACGGAGCCTCAAAAGCGAAGACGACGTCCTGAGACTGATTCTTTACCAGCAGGGTTATAAGGAACTGCTCAAGTCCGGGGCCTCCGCCGAGAAGAAAAAAGCTTACGGCCTCCGGAATCCCGATTTCTTCGAGATCGTCCAGAACAGGAAGGATCCTGGAGCGAAGGCGCTTGAAAAGGAGCTCAAAAAGCTGATCGTTTTCCGAACGAACGCGCTGACGGCCATCCGCAAGGAACGCATCGACAACAGCCTGCTCGGGAAAACGGGCCGCGCCCTAGAACCCGTCTCGCGGTACGCCGGCTTCAACTGGCGCGTCAACGTCGCCGTGCTGAGCACTCTGGCGGCAAAGGAAAACAGCGTCTCTACCCTGGGCGCCCTTTATATCAAAGAATCGGGCGACGACGGCCCGAAAAACGCCGACACGCTGGAACAGCGCATGAAGCGTCAGGAAGAAAAACTTACGCCCCTGCACGCCATGGCCCTGATGCTCTTTATGGTCCTCTGTCCGCCCTGCCTGCCCACGATCATGGCTATTCGCGTGCAGACCGGCTCCACTAAATGGATGCTCTTCGCGTTTTTCGTGCCGCTCGTCCTCGGGCTGCTCGCCGCCGTGCTCGTTTTTTCCGGCGGCTCCGCCCTCGGCCTGACCGGATTTCAGGCGATGTGGATCTTCTACCTGATCCCGCTGACCCTGACGATCCTGCTGGGGCTGATCAAAACCAAGAGGACCTATTGACCTGTCCCGAAAAGGCGCGCATATACTGCGGCAGACTGCGGCATTCCCCGCCGCTGGACTGACATACAAAATTCAAACGGAGGTTTTGAGGATGAACAGAAAGTTGTGGACTGGCGTCATAACGGCCTTCTTCATCGCGGCGCTCGCCGGCGCCGTTCTGGCCCATACCCCGCTTTTCTCCTGCTGGGACAACGGCGACGGCACGCTCTCGTGCGAGGGCGGCTTCTCCGACGGCTCATCGGCCGCGAACATCCCCATCCGCGTCGCCGACGAGAAGGGCGAGGTCGTGTTCGAAGGCAAGCTGGACGAGAGCGGCGAGCTGACGTTCGGCAAGCCGCAGGGCGTTTTCTCCGTCACCTTCGACGGCGGCCCCGGGCACACTCTCACCGTCAAGAGCGGCGACATCAAGTAAGGCGGCCTGATTGAATCAGGCCAGGATACTGATTTCAAAAAAGAAAAGGAGCGTATCGTACGTGAAAAAAGCGGCCCTGTTGTCGATATGCGCGCTGTTTGCCGCGGTTCTCCCCGCTTCGGCGCACTTCCAGATGCTCTATACCCCCGAGATGATTCTGGACAAAGGCGGAGAGATTCCCCTGAAGCTTGTGTTCACCCATCCTTTTGAGGCCGGACACACGATGGACATGGAGACCCCGCAGGGGTTCTTTGTCGTGAACAAGCAAAAGAAGACGGATCTGCTCAAGACGCTGAAGCCCATCACCTGGACGAGCCTGGAGAACAAGGGCAGGGGCTTTGAGACTTCTTTCAAGATGAGAGGTATGGGCGATTACGTCTTCTGTCTGGTCCCGGCTCCTTATTTCGAAAAGAGCGAGGACATCTATATCCAACAAATCACCAAAATGATCGTAAACAACGGCAGTCTCCCCACGGAGTGGGATGCCGACATGGGGCTCAAGGCGGAGATCGTGCCCTTGGACAAGCCCTATGCGATCTGGGCCGGCGGGATGTTCCGCGGCGTCGTGAAGAGCGAAGGGAAGCCGGTCCCCTTCGCCGAGGTCGAGGTG comes from Pyramidobacter piscolens W5455 and encodes:
- the feoB gene encoding ferrous iron transport protein B yields the protein MAKKIIALAGQPNCGKSTVFNSLTGAKQFVANYPGVTVDKMMGWYKRNGEDVEVIDLPGTYSLTSYSPEERVTRDVLLHEPLSAVVNVMDAANLKRSLYLTLQLLEMEIPLILDLNMMDVAEKLGVSIDVQGLSEELGAPAVTTAITQGRGREELLQAVADMSRSNGRTSLAASELYPDLKDALNDLASLLAHEKKLKGDFPVSWIAVKLMEGDPAVAALVRAQAEENEAVLARAEEWRAQFEREKGVGADVYVSGQRSRKAASIARRFATKKASAKAPISERIDRAVCNKFFGPVFLLFVVYGFYYLSFVQGYNLTHYTWPVLAGVRSFAERILPQPGLIELPMLREFVLWIVDNLNALFNYIPIFFILFALIAVLEDSGYMPRIAFVLDRILSRFGLHGQSTLPMILGGVVLGGCAVPAVMATKGIPDEKSKLATILTLPMLNCQAKLPLYFLLIGIYFNETVRLPLLGDINQQSIVIVFIQTISLLFVLPIAKILSMTVLKHKETAPFIMEMPPYHIPTLRGVLGRAVERIWLYVRKITTVVAAVAVVLFVLLRFPGLSPERRAHYEAEKDRAVKAFLDAAKDKKFGRSLKSEDDVLRLILYQQGYKELLKSGASAEKKKAYGLRNPDFFEIVQNRKDPGAKALEKELKKLIVFRTNALTAIRKERIDNSLLGKTGRALEPVSRYAGFNWRVNVAVLSTLAAKENSVSTLGALYIKESGDDGPKNADTLEQRMKRQEEKLTPLHAMALMLFMVLCPPCLPTIMAIRVQTGSTKWMLFAFFVPLVLGLLAAVLVFSGGSALGLTGFQAMWIFYLIPLTLTILLGLIKTKRTY
- a CDS encoding DUF4198 domain-containing protein — translated: MKKAALLSICALFAAVLPASAHFQMLYTPEMILDKGGEIPLKLVFTHPFEAGHTMDMETPQGFFVVNKQKKTDLLKTLKPITWTSLENKGRGFETSFKMRGMGDYVFCLVPAPYFEKSEDIYIQQITKMIVNNGSLPTEWDADMGLKAEIVPLDKPYAIWAGGMFRGVVKSEGKPVPFAEVEVEYMNHRPDLKKNAFERKGAVSAPHDAFVTLTIKADANGTFAFAMPKEGWWGFAALGVGPDTEFKGKELSQDAVIWVQAAKM